The stretch of DNA ATGAGATTATCCACATAGAATCACTCCAGCTTGCCTTTTTTGTCTACCCTGAGCTACTGTTTGCTGTGGGTGCCTTACAGATACTCCTCGGTCGCTATACCGGTTATCGGCTCTCGGAGTTTATCCGTTTCCGGAATTTAAAAGGTATATCATGATTTTTAAAACCACCCATTTACTCAGGGATGCCGGAATTCTCGGCATGAACCGCAGGAATGCTGAGTATATCATGAAGTATAATCCCCGCCCAGCCTTTCCCCTTGTGGATGATAAACTTTTGACAAAACAGCTTGCAGAAAGGTACCGGATTCCAACTCCACCTCTGTATCATGTCATAAAACATCATGGCGACATTGTTAGATTTGAAGAAACCCTCAAAGGCCACCGTGAATTTGTTATCAAACCGGCTCGTGGTGCCGGTGGCAGTGGCATTATCCTCATCATTGACCGTATAAAAAAGGAGTTTATAAAACAGAGCGGTGAGTCTATCTCAAGGGAAAAACTCTCATATCATATGAATGATATACTCTCAGGGATTTACTCCCTTGGGGGGCTTGAGGATCAAGCCATTATTGAGGCACTCATCCACCCTGATCCAGTTTTTACTGCCGTAACATATAAGGGCGTTCCTGACATCAGGATTATTGTATATCGTGGAATACCGGTAATGGCTATGGTTCGTCTACCCACAAAGGCCTCTGATGGAAAGGCAAACCTCCATCGCGGTGCACTGGGCGTTGGTATAAACATTGCAAGGGGAACAACACTAAGTGGCGTTCATCGCTCTGGGGTTGTCACCCACCATCCTGACACAGGAAATTCAGTGAAGGGTATAAAAATACCGCACTGGGAAAGTATGCTCCTTGTAGCAGCAAAGGCGGTCGACATGACCGGTCTCGGCTACCTCGGGGTAGATCTGGTGATTGACCGGCAAAAAGGACCGCTACTTCTCGAATTAAATGCACGACCAGGCCTCCAGATACAGATAGCAAACAGGGCAGGTCTGCGCAACCGCTTAGAGCTTGTTGACAGGGCTTCTTCTGATATCTTTGTCACGCCTGAAATACGGGTAAACTGGGCAATGGAAAAATTTTCTT from Pseudomonadota bacterium encodes:
- a CDS encoding alpha-L-glutamate ligase-like protein, coding for MIFKTTHLLRDAGILGMNRRNAEYIMKYNPRPAFPLVDDKLLTKQLAERYRIPTPPLYHVIKHHGDIVRFEETLKGHREFVIKPARGAGGSGIILIIDRIKKEFIKQSGESISREKLSYHMNDILSGIYSLGGLEDQAIIEALIHPDPVFTAVTYKGVPDIRIIVYRGIPVMAMVRLPTKASDGKANLHRGALGVGINIARGTTLSGVHRSGVVTHHPDTGNSVKGIKIPHWESMLLVAAKAVDMTGLGYLGVDLVIDRQKGPLLLELNARPGLQIQIANRAGLRNRLELVDRASSDIFVTPEIRVNWAMEKFSSSDN